A segment of the Candidatus Acetothermia bacterium genome:
ACCATCCACGGCGGGGGCACGTCGAGAAGGCGCATGCACTCGGCCAAGGACTACACGGGGATGGAGATCATGCGGGTGCTGCGGGACGAGGCGAGGAGCCGGGGGATTCCCGTGCTCGAGTTCTCCCCGGCGGTGGAGCTCCTCACCGATGTCCACGGCCAGGTGGCCGGAGCGGTGCTGTGGAACCTGGAGACGGAGGAGTACCTGATCGTGCGGGCCAAGGCCACCGTGCTCGCCACCGGCGGTTGGGGGCGCTTGCACATCCAGGGCTTCCCCACTACCAACCACTACGGGGCGACCGCCGATGGCCTGGTGCTCGCGTACCGGGTGGGAGCCAGGCTACGCGACCTGGATTCCGTACAGTACCACCCGACCGGGGCAGCGTATCCGGAGCAGCTCGTGGGCCTGCTCATCACCGAGAAGGTGCGGGGTTTGGACGCCCAGCCGGTGAACAGGGATGGGGAGCTCTTCGTGCACCCGCTTGAGCCGCGGGACGTGGAGTCGGCCGCGTTCATCCGGGAGTGCATGCCCCTGGAGCAAGGTGGGCGGGGCCTCGGGGTGGTGACCCCCACCGGGATGGTCGGGGTGTGGCTGGACACGCCGATGGTGGATATGATCCACGGCAAGGGCACGTTCCAGCGGGCCCTTTCCAGCATCTGGCGGATGTACGTGCGGTTCGACATCGACCCCACCCGCGAGCCGATCCTCGTCTACCCCAGCCTCCACTACCAGAACGGGGGGGTGGCGATCGACGAGAACGGGTGGACAGGGATCCCGGGCCTGTTCGCCGGGGGGGAGGTGGAGGGCGGCGTTCACGGCAAGAATCGGCTGATGGGGAACTCGCTTCTTGACTACAACGTGTTCGGTCGCCGGGCTGGGCTCGCTGCCGCAGCTTGGGCCAAGGAGGCCCGCGTGGGCCGCCTGACCCTGGCCCACGTCAAGCGGTACGTGGAACAACTCAAGGCGGCGGCGGTCCCCAAAGAGCGGCGGGCGCCGCTGCTCCTGCCCGACTACCGCGGCGAGCGGGTCCTGGCACGGATGGTGGACCTCCTATGATCGTGGATGAGAAGGCGGTGGCGAAGCGGTGGCGGGTGCCCAAGGGCCACGTGTACGTCCTGGAGGACGTGTGCAAAGGGTGCGGGTTCTGCATCGAGTTCTGCCCCCGGAAGG
Coding sequences within it:
- a CDS encoding FAD-binding protein; this translates as MQESIARVEATRPQRMKAGFPRLSLAEQEALLRGFHPDYKEGGKRPLRVGPSQGEFVPHEVADLLEAYPLLDPREVDLSEVDYDVDVLVIGGGGAGTVAALWACEAGIPANRILIATKLRHGDSNSMMAQGGIQAADKPHDFPAIHYLDVIGGGHFAGDPKLVRALVQDGPMIIRWHEALGVMYDKGPDGTMITIHGGGTSRRRMHSAKDYTGMEIMRVLRDEARSRGIPVLEFSPAVELLTDVHGQVAGAVLWNLETEEYLIVRAKATVLATGGWGRLHIQGFPTTNHYGATADGLVLAYRVGARLRDLDSVQYHPTGAAYPEQLVGLLITEKVRGLDAQPVNRDGELFVHPLEPRDVESAAFIRECMPLEQGGRGLGVVTPTGMVGVWLDTPMVDMIHGKGTFQRALSSIWRMYVRFDIDPTREPILVYPSLHYQNGGVAIDENGWTGIPGLFAGGEVEGGVHGKNRLMGNSLLDYNVFGRRAGLAAAAWAKEARVGRLTLAHVKRYVEQLKAAAVPKERRAPLLLPDYRGERVLARMVDLL